The Couchioplanes caeruleus sequence GGCGACCGCCTCCAGCACGCGCAGGTTGTGCAGGCCGTGGGCCATGTCGGGACATGGTGCGAGCTTCTCCTCGCCGGCGATCTGACCGAGGAACGCTCGGACCTGGTAGACGAAGAAGTCGTTCTGCCCGTGCCCCACCGTGGGGAAGTCCATGGGCAGACCGCGGGAGACATACGGATGCCACGGCCCGATGAACACCTGCCGTGCACCGTTGACGGGCTCCGTCGACGATGGAGAACTCGGCGGGGCGGGTCATGTCGAAGGATGCTGTGCCGTTCTCGCAGAAGAGGTCGAGCCGCAGGGTGTTGGCGTGCCCGTAGGCGACCCGGGACAGCGAGAACGTGCCGATCGTCCCGCCGTCGTAGGCGGCGGTGAACGTACAGATGTCTTCGTTGCCGACCGGGACCCGCTCGTCGCTGAGCGGGACCCCGCCCGCGTGACCCACCGCGACGCCGAGGGGTTTCGGTCGTGAGGTGATGAGCGTGGTCATCGAGGTTCCCTGCACGCCGGTGGTAGGGCCGCAGAGGAACTCCGCCAGGTCCACCAGGTGGCTGCCGATGTCGGCGAGCACGCCGGAGCCGGGACCGCCCTGGTAACGCCAGCTCATCGGGCGCTGCGGGTCGAATCCGTAGTCGGTCCAGTAGTTGCCGACGAGGTGTCGCACCCGGCCGAGGCGGCCGCTGACGACCTCCTCGCGGATGGCGCTGAGGGCGGGGGAGCGGCGGAAGGTGAACCCCACGGCACCGATCCGGTCGGACGTCGCGGCGGCGTCCACCATGGCCTGCGCGTCCGCGACGCTCGGTGCCAGCGGTTTCTCGCACAGGACGTGCTTGCCCGCGGCGAAGGCGGCCTCGACGATCTCGCGGTGCAGGTGGTTGGCGACGGCCACGCTGACCGCCTGGACGTCGGGCGCCTCGACGGCGGCGCGCCAGTCGGTCTCGGCGCGCTCGAATCCGTAGCGGCGGGCCGCGTCGGCGGCGAACGGCTCGTGGACGTCGGCGACGGCGACCAGGCGAACGGGTGGCAGGTCGAGGTCGAAGACGGTGGAGGCGTTGCGGTAGGCGTTGGCGTGCGCGCGGCCGACCATGCCGGCCCCGATCACGGCCACGCCGATGGACGGGTCATTCATGCGAGGACCTCCGGGGGAGAGGTTGCCCGGAGCGCTTTAAAGCGCTTTAATCGCCAGCACTATCCAAGTCGATCTCGTGGTGTGTCAAGGGGGTGTCGAAGTGGATCAAAGGCCTCGGCTCGACGACGTCGCGGCGCGCGTCGGCGTCTCCACGGCATCGGTCTCCCTGGTGCTGCGCGGTGCGCCGGGACCGAGCGCGGAGACCCGCCGCCGGGTGCTCGAGGCGGCCGCGGAGCTGGGCTATCGCGCGGACCGCACGGCGAGCATGCTGGCCCGGCGCCGGCGGCACCTGCTCGGCGTGATGCTCGACATCCGCAACCCCTTCCACGCGGAGTTGGTGGAGGAGATCCAGGCGGAGGCGGATCTGGTGGGCTATGAGATCGTGCTCTCCACCCTGACCCGCCACCGCGACGAGAAGCGAGCGGTGGAGACGCTGCTCGACTTCCGGTGCGAGGCGGTCCTGTTGCTCGGCCCGGACTTCGCCGACCAGCGGCTCGGTGCGCTCGCGGCACAGGTGCCGGTGGTCGCGATCGGACGGCGGGTGGCCGACGCCCCGGTCGACGTCGTCCGCTCGGCCGATCACCTCGGCGTTTCGGCGGCGCTGACCCACCTGATCGGACTCGGCCATCGGCGCATCGCGTTCCTCGACGGCGGTCGCGGCGCGGTCGCGACCGCACGTCGCCGCGGTTACCGCGACGCCATGCGCCGCGCAGGCCTGCGCGACGAGATCAGGATCATTCCTGGCGACCATACGGAGGAGGGCGGCGTCCGCGCCGGTCGGCTGCTCGCCGCCGACGGCGATCCGCCGACCGCGGTCGTCGCCAGCAACGACCGCTGCGCCGTCGGGCTCATGGACGCGTTGATCCGCGCCGGCCGGGAGGTTCCCCGCGAGATGTCGATCGTCGGGTACGACGACAGCAGCCTCGCCCGCCTGGCCCACATCGACCTGACGACGGTCAACCAGGATGCCCCGGCCCAGGCGAAGTTCGCGGTGAGTGCCGCCGTGCAGCGGCTCGACGAAGGCAGGAGAGAACGTGTCGAGATGGTTCTTCACCCGCAGCTCGTGGTCCGGGGCAGCACCGCGCCACCCCCGCCGTGAGTCAGTGAGCCGGGCGCTGGTCCACGATGCGTCGCATCTTGCCCGCGGAGCGCTCGACGCCGCCCGGTTCGATCACCTCGATCGCCACGCTGATCCCGATCGTGTTCTTCACCAGTGCCGCCAGCTCCTGGCCCGCCTGCGCCGCCGTCTGCGCATCCGTGTCCGGGCGACGCTCCACCCGGACGGTCATCGCGTCGAGGCGGTCGGTGCGGCTCAGGACACATTGGAAGTGCGGGGCGAGTGCGGGCGTGCGCAAGATCAGCTCTTCGATCTGGGTCGGGAAGAGGTTGACGCCGCGCAGGATGATCATGTCGTCGCTGCGGCCGGTGATCTTCTCGATGCGCCGCATCGGGCGGGCCGTGCCGGGCAGCAGCCGGGTCAGGTCGCGGGTGCGGTAGCGGATGACCGGCATGGCCTGCTTGGTCAGCGACGTGAAGACCAGCTCGCCCACCTCACCGTCGGGCAGCACGTCGCCGGTCCGCGGGTCGATGATCTCGGGATGGAAATGGTCCTCCCAGACGTGCAGGCCGTCCTTGGTCTCCACGCATTCCATCGCCACGCCGGGGCCCATCACCTCCGAGAGTCCGTAGATGTCGACCGCGTGGATGTCGAGCTGCCGTTCGATCTCCGTCCGCAGCCCCTGGGTCCAGGGCTCGGCGCCGAAGATGCCGACCGTCAGCGACGTGCTCCGCGGGTCCACTCCCTGGCGGCGCATCTCGTCCACGAGGGCGAGCATGTAGCTCGGCGTCGCCATGATGACGTCCGGCTCGAGATCTCTGATCAGCATGACCTGGCGCTCCGTCATGCCTCCGGAGACCGGGATGACCGTGCAGCCGAGCTCCTCCGCGCCATAGTGTGCGCCGAGTCCGCCCGTGAACAGGCCGTACCCGTAGGCGACGTGCACGCGATCGCCCGGCCGTCCGCCCGCCGCCCTGATGGAGCGCGCCATCAGGCCTGCCCAGGTCGTGATGTCCTCCCTTGTGTAGCCGACGACCGTCGGCCGGCCGGTCGTCCCCGAGGACGCGTGCAGCCGCGAGATGCGCTCCCGCGGCACGGCGAACATCCCGTACGGATAGGTGGTTCGCA is a genomic window containing:
- a CDS encoding Gfo/Idh/MocA family protein → MNDPSIGVAVIGAGMVGRAHANAYRNASTVFDLDLPPVRLVAVADVHEPFAADAARRYGFERAETDWRAAVEAPDVQAVSVAVANHLHREIVEAAFAAGKHVLCEKPLAPSVADAQAMVDAAATSDRIGAVGFTFRRSPALSAIREEVVSGRLGRVRHLVGNYWTDYGFDPQRPMSWRYQGGPGSGVLADIGSHLVDLAEFLCGPTTGVQGTSMTTLITSRPKPLGVAVGHAGGVPLSDERVPVGNEDICTFTAAYDGGTIGTFSLSRVAYGHANTLRLDLFCENGTASFDMTRPAEFSIVDGARQRCTAGVHRAVASVCLPRSAHGLPHGGARAERLLRLPGPSVPRSDRRRGEARTMSRHGPRPAQPARAGGGRRRRQAGPGLTTFL
- a CDS encoding LacI family DNA-binding transcriptional regulator, with product MDQRPRLDDVAARVGVSTASVSLVLRGAPGPSAETRRRVLEAAAELGYRADRTASMLARRRRHLLGVMLDIRNPFHAELVEEIQAEADLVGYEIVLSTLTRHRDEKRAVETLLDFRCEAVLLLGPDFADQRLGALAAQVPVVAIGRRVADAPVDVVRSADHLGVSAALTHLIGLGHRRIAFLDGGRGAVATARRRGYRDAMRRAGLRDEIRIIPGDHTEEGGVRAGRLLAADGDPPTAVVASNDRCAVGLMDALIRAGREVPREMSIVGYDDSSLARLAHIDLTTVNQDAPAQAKFAVSAAVQRLDEGRRERVEMVLHPQLVVRGSTAPPPP
- the paaK gene encoding phenylacetate--CoA ligase PaaK, whose product is MRDRSPRPEDLEPIERASVDEVRALQWERLQWSVRHAYENVPPYRTMCQERQVHPGDLRQPSDLARFPLTDKEVLRTTYPYGMFAVPRERISRLHASSGTTGRPTVVGYTREDITTWAGLMARSIRAAGGRPGDRVHVAYGYGLFTGGLGAHYGAEELGCTVIPVSGGMTERQVMLIRDLEPDVIMATPSYMLALVDEMRRQGVDPRSTSLTVGIFGAEPWTQGLRTEIERQLDIHAVDIYGLSEVMGPGVAMECVETKDGLHVWEDHFHPEIIDPRTGDVLPDGEVGELVFTSLTKQAMPVIRYRTRDLTRLLPGTARPMRRIEKITGRSDDMIILRGVNLFPTQIEELILRTPALAPHFQCVLSRTDRLDAMTVRVERRPDTDAQTAAQAGQELAALVKNTIGISVAIEVIEPGGVERSAGKMRRIVDQRPAH